From Deltaproteobacteria bacterium, a single genomic window includes:
- a CDS encoding DUF1232 domain-containing protein — MIRLSSLFYLLRLGPRRLLGLVQHLPSFLRLFWRLFKDPRVGIKAKALALGVVAYLIMPADVIPDLLPALGHFDDLLLLFLGAKGFIALCPREVVQEHVQRIGQGR, encoded by the coding sequence ATGATCCGGTTGAGTTCCCTCTTCTACCTCTTGCGTCTCGGGCCGCGCCGGCTTTTGGGTCTGGTGCAGCACCTGCCCAGCTTCCTGCGGCTCTTCTGGCGGCTGTTCAAGGACCCGCGGGTCGGCATCAAGGCCAAGGCGCTGGCCCTGGGCGTGGTCGCCTACCTGATCATGCCCGCGGACGTCATCCCCGATCTCCTGCCCGCTCTGGGGCACTTCGACGACCTGCTGCTGCTGTTCCTCGGAGCCAAGGGATTCATCGCCCTGTGCCCGCGCGAGGTCGTGCAGGAGCACGTGCAGCGCATCGGCCAGGGGCGCTGA